The Carassius auratus strain Wakin chromosome 5, ASM336829v1, whole genome shotgun sequence genome includes a window with the following:
- the LOC113069778 gene encoding zinc finger BED domain-containing protein 1-like gives MEKDKHADKEIPQTNPEQQEEELVVKRGTTSVVWTWFGFTKADKEQKNVICKLCHANVTVSHGSTKRGVKVPQVDRAIGVCKKIVSAFSNTWKRQRELAIAQVQLGLPAQKLITESPTRWGSRQQMIERVIEQEKALTQVLQADKKTRHLALTWQDMDVLESVNKALCPLVEFTDALSGEQYVSVSYLKPVLYLFNEQVLKPQDDDTQLTRDIKVNILDYLNEKYADESTQELLDMASLLDPRFKTTYINAERVDYMKTRAAAEMESLAADPKRPVEGVSVPLAEDAGENSECPTKKQKKSLGSFFKIASRQRQAVPQSERESIEMELNSYLQAVEVDGETNPLEWWRQHEANFPRVASLAKKYLCIPATSAPSERAFSTSGNIVTCRRSALKPERVDQLVFLAHNL, from the exons ATGGAGAAAGATAAGCATGCTGATAAAGAAATCCCACAAACCAATCCcgagcagcaggaggaggaacTTGTTGTGAAACGAGGCACGACATCAGTGGTATGGACGTGGTTCGGGTTTACAAAGGCTGACAAAGAGCAGAAAAATGTGATTTGCAAACTGTGTCACGCGAATGTAACCGTTAGCCACGGTAGCACCA AGAGAGGTGTAAAAGTGCCCCAAGTTGACCGCGCAATTGGGGTGTGCAAGAAAATTGTGAGTGCCTTCTCAAACACTTGGAAAAGACAGCGTGAACTGGCCATAGCTCAGGTGCAGCTAGGCTTGCCTGCTCAAAAGCTTATCACTGAGAGTCCAACAAGATGGGGATCCAGGCAACAAATGATCGAAAGGGTCATTGAGCAGGAAAAAGCCCTAACACAAGTCCTGCAAGCTGACAAAAAGACCAGACATTTGGCTCTGACATGGCAGGACATGGACGTTCTTGAATCTGTAAATAAGGCATTATGCCCACTCGTAGAGTTTACAGATGCCCTCTCTGGGGAACAGTATGTAAGCGTTTCATACTTGAAACCCGTGCTTTATCTTTTTAATGAACAGGTTCTTAAGCCACAGGATGATGACACGCAGCTCACCAGGGACATTAAGGTGAACATTCTTGactatttgaatgaaaaatatgCAGATGAATCCACCCAGGAGCTGCTTGACATGGCTTCCCTTCTCGACCCTCGCTTCAAAACCACATACATAAATGCAGAACGAGTGGACTACATGAAGACCAGAGCTGCAGCAGAGATGGAGAGTCTTGCAGCTGATCCAAAAAGGCCTGTCGAGGGAGTCTCAGTGCCACTAGCTGAAGATGCTGGAGAAAATTCAGAATGTCCTactaaaaaacagaagaaaagttTGGGAAGCTTCTTCAAAATTGCTTCACGCCAACGGCAAGCTGTCCCCCAGTCAGAAAGGGAGTCCATTGAAATGGAACTTAACAGCTATTTACAGGCAGTTGAAGTGGATGGTGAGACCAACCCCCTGGAATGGTGGAGGCAGCACGAGGCTAATTTTCCACGTGTGGCCAGCCTGGCAAAAAAATATCTGTGCATCCCTGCCACAAGTGCTCCATCTGAGCGTGCTTTCAGCACAAGTGGGAATATTGTCACATGCCGCAGATCAGCACTAAAACCTGAGAGAGTTGACCAGCTTGTTTTTCTTGCACACaatttgtaa